CTTGGATGCGGTTGAAGCGGCTCTCGGCATCGAGGAGTCCCGCGACGCACCACCGCTCTCGCATGTCGCTGTCGCGCCAGCGTTTGACGCGTCTGGTGACGCTTTCGGCCACGCTGAAGGCGCTTTCGATGGGATTGGTCGTGGAGAGCGTTTTGCGCAATAGTTCCGGCACGCCCAGGCGAACGACCGTGAGCGTTTCTTCGAGACCCTCTTCCAAGCTGGCCGCAGCGGCCGGGTTGATCCGTCGCAACCACTTGACCGCCGCCGCCTGCAGCGCACGGGCTTGCGTCAGGCTGATTTCATGTCCAAGTAATCTCGCCTCACGGACTTCTCTTGGACCTCTGAGAGAATGACATGCGAGAAGACCTGGGTATTTGATGTTGGCAGGCAGGGAAAAGCTTGCTTGTCGTGTGGAACTTGCTCGAATGGCGCATCTGCTCCGCTGCTCGTTCACGGCAGAGCGAGAAGGGTAGATCGAGGGAGCAAATTACACGGTTCTGGCCTTGAAAACATGGGTTCGTCTTTCACGCATCGCCGGAAAGCTGGTACAATACGTACATTGGTCGTTCTATCGCTTTTTTCCACCTGAACTTATGCGTCACTGGGTATTGATCGTATTGGCCTTGTTGCTCGGCATCGCTCTCGGCTTTGGCGGCACGATCATTGAACTGGGCGCATCGCCTAGCGGGACGATCGCGCAGGATCTGGCGATTGGCGACACGGCGGTTGCGGTCGATTCGAGCGCTCCGCATGTGATCGTCGAAAACACCGAATTCGATTTCGGCAACATGGAGCGCGGCATCAGCCAATCGCACACTTTTTCAGTCAAAAATGGCGGACGTGGGTTGCTGACCCTCGAAAAAGGGCCTGTTTCCTGCGGGCTTTGCATTATCGGCGTCCATTTCGACAACACGCCTGTGCCATCGGACCAGACCGGCGAAGTGGCGATCACTTGGAAGGCGAACTCGATGGGGCCGTTTCGCCACCATGCGGATGTGCATACGAACGATCCATCGCGACCGACTGTTCAGTTTACGATTGTCGGCAAAGTGATGAACTCGTTTCGCGTCAGCCCCGAAGAACTGGTTTTTAGCGGCGTTTCGGCCACGAATTCGGCAACCGCTGAACTGCGAATCTACTCCTACCGCAGCAAACAAGTCGCGGTGACAGGGCACAAGTTCACGGTTGACGAGAGCGCCGACAAGTTCGAAGTGCGTGCCGAACCCCTTTCCACGAAACAACTGCACGAAGATCCTGAAGCCAAAGGGGGTGTGGCCGTGTTCGTCTCGACCAAGCCTGGACTGCCGGTCGGGCGGCTGACACAAAAGCTGGAATTGACGCTGGACTTACCCAATAACCCGGTAGTCGATGTGCCAATTACCGGCATGGTCGTCAGTGATGTGCAAATGATTGGCGGGAACGAGTGGGATTCGGAAAATGGCCTGTTAAGTCTCGGCACGGTGAGTGGTCGAAAGGGAGCTAAAGTTGAAATGAAGCTTCAAGCCCACGGGCCGCACGCTAAGGATTTGCACCCGGTGCTAAAATCGGCCAAACCCGATTTGTTAAAAGTCACATTCGGCGAACGACGGGAACTTGCCGGCGGCCATTTCGTGCAGGTGCCCATGACCATTGAGATTCCGATTGGCACGCGACCGGCGGTCCATCTCGGAAACAAGCAAGGCGAGATGGGCGAAATTTTGATTGAAACTGGTCATCCCGAGGCCAACATATTGCGGATTCCGGTGCGATTTACCGTGGGGGATTGAGCCTTCCGATTCAACGAAAGGACTGCGACCGTGCGTCATTTAGCTTCATGGATGATTCTCGCCGCCCTGGCGGCGCTGTTGGCCGCATCACAACTGGTTCGCCTTGTCGATTCTGCGCCGGCTGCGGAGGGCGCTGCTTCACGGCAGCCGCCGTTGTTTGCAGATTGGCCCGCCCCGCGTGTGGCCTTGGTGTTCACAGGCTCGCAAGACGGCTACATGGAGCCGTGCGGCTGTTCGGGGAAAGAAAATCAAAAAGGCGGTCTCAGCCGCCGCGACATGTTCTTGCAATCCCTCGCCGAAAAAAAGTGGCCGGTGATACCGATGGACGTTGGAGGGATCGTGAAGCGTTTCGGCAAGCAAACGGAATTGAAATACCAGGCGATGGTCGATGGCCTGAAAATGATGGGCTACAAGGCGATTGGCTTCGGTTCGGGCGATTTGCGATTGTCGGCCGATGTCTTGGCGCCGCTGGTGACGCCCGTGGGCGATGATCCGACGCCATTTGTTTCTGCCAATGTGGGACTGTATGAGTTTGACGAAAAGATCATTCCGACGATTCAAGTGGTCGAAGCGGGTGGAAAAAAAATCGGCGTGACGAGCGTCTTGGGCGACGAATCTCGTCGCGACGTGACCGACAAGATGATCCTGCTTAAGCCCGCGAGTGCCGCGCTCGAGGAAGTATTGCCGAGGCTGCAAGCCGCCAAGTGCGACTTTCTCGTGCTGCTCTCGAATGCGACGCTTGACGAGTCGCAGGCGCTTGCCAAAAAATTTCCGCAATTCGATGTTGTCGTCAGCGCCGGCGGGGCGGATGAACCGCCCGCCGAGGCCGCGATGGTTGCTGGAACGAACACGCGGCTGATCGAAGTCGGGCACAAGGGCATGTATGCCATTGTATTGGGAGTGTACGACAATCCCAATGAGCTTCGCTATCAGCGCGTGCCGCTCGATGCGCGATTTGGCGATTCTCGACGCATGGTACAAATCATGGCCGGGCTACAAGATCAATTGAAATACTTGGGCCTCGACGGCCTGGGGCTAAAGCCGGTGAAGCATCCGAGCGGACGAACTTTCGTCGGCTCCAGCGTCTGCGGCGATTGCCACACCAAGGCCTATGCAATCTGGGAACAAACCCCTCATAAGCATGCCTTGGAAACGCTTGAAAAACTCACCCCCTCACGCGAATTCGACGCCGAATGCCTAAGCTGCCACGTCACCGGTTGGGAGCCACAGAAATCGTACCCGTTCGTGGGAGGGTTTTTGGACGCAAATAAGACGCCGCTGCTGGCCGGTAACGGCTGTGAAAATTGCCACGGCCCCGGATCGGCCCATGTGGCCGCCGAACTTGGCGATGCTAAAGCATCGGCGACGGATATCGAACAATTCCGCAAGGAGCTACGGTTGTCGCTGGCGACTCCGGAAAGCCGCCGCAAGGCCATCGACAATTGCTTGCACTGCCATGACATCGACAACAGCATCGGCTTCAAGAATGGCGACGCGTTCGACGAATATTGGGAGCAAGTCAAGCATTCTGGGAAAGATTGAGCGGACAGTCGAATGCACCTATCCTATCCGCGGCTGCTAATCCAGGCTGCGGACCTTCGGTCGAACCAATGGCATGATCGGGAAGCCGCGACATAACCTAATGGCAAATGCCGCGTCCGCACGATGCTGACTGCCGATCCGATCATGCAATGCCTCTCCACTTGCCATTGCCAAAATAACTCGCCCCTGGAAGGCCGCTGCCGTTCCAGGGGCGGAGGTGAAGGTCAGGTAACAAAAACGCCGTCAACTGTCCGTCACTTGGTTTTGCTTCACTTGGTTGCGTGGGAAGATTAGCGTCGGCCGTAGCCGCCGCCATAACCACCACCGCCGTAACCTCCGCGGCCGCTGCCGCTACCCGCCGGACGCGGAGTGCGTTCGCGAGCTTCGTTGACGGTCAGCGCTCGGCCGCCCATATCTTTGCCGTTCATGCCGGCAATGGCGGCTTCTGTCGCTGCGTCGCTTTCCATCTCGACGAAACCAAAGCCGCGCGAACGGCCGGTCTCACGATCAGAAAGGACTTCTGCACTCACCACTCCGCCGAATTCGCCGAACAAATCAGTCAGCTCTTGCGAAGTGGTCGTCCAGGGGAGGTTCCCCACATAAATCCTTCGACCCATCAAACACCTTCTACAGGGAGCGCACAGACGAGAATCGCAGGCACTTCTACATCGAACGTGAACTGAACCGGTGACGACGGCGGCTTGGCTCCCGAGGACCGCCGCATTTCCCCGGCTATTGGAAGTGTAGCGTCGGGAATCAGCGCGATGCAATGTCTTTGCAAGAAGATTTTCTGCCCCCTCACCAGATTCAGTAGTTGAATTCAGGCTCAGGCAGGCGGCTAAGGTAGGGGGGAAGCTGATTTCAATGGTTTTGTAGGTGCGAAATCCGCAGGATTTTCAGGCGGGCTGTTTGACTTCGTCATTGAGCCTCTCGACGGTGCTGGCCGAAACGGCTCGTTTCGCACGGAACCAGTCGAGGATCAGTTCCCGATGGTTGCATAAGATGCCGGCGAAATTCGACATCTGTTCGAGCCGGCTCCGCATCGTGTGGCCGCACCCATCGTCGAGGAATCGAGTTGCTCACGGGGCTGATGTGTTTTCAAATACGCTGGAATTCATCTCGCGGAAAGCAGGCTCTCGCACTGCGTAGGTTCAGTAGTTCCAAGTCCAGCAAAACTGCTATCAACGTACACAAGGCTCCTGCGAGAAATGGCTTGTATCTGAATCCAGGATATTTCCACGGAGGGATCCATGCGTTCGAGAGGAAGTCATCGCCTATCCAGCGGACAGCCTGACAAAACAGCCGCTGTGAAGTCGGCGACCGCTTGCCGTGGTGAGCCACAGATCCCCCGCATCGATTTCTTGCTTGCTGGCACTGAATCCGGTGGAGCGGAGGCATTGGACCAACCGCAAAGGATCATACGGTGGCGCGTGGCACGTGAGTAGCAACCATCGCGGTCGCGGGCCGGTCAATTGGCAGCAGGCATTCAGCAGTTCCGGCAAATGCTCGTCGATTTTCCAGACTTCGCCACCTGGGCCGTGGCCGTAGCTGGGCGGATCGAGAATCACCGCATCGTAATGTCGACCGCGATGGAGTTCTCGCCGCGCGAACTTCAAGGCATCCTCGGCGACCCATCGAATCGGCGCGGACGACAAGCCCGATTGCGTCGCATTTCTGCGTGCCCAGGCGACGATATTGGCTGCCGCATCGACGTGAGTGACAACCGCTCCCGCCAATGCCGCGGCCAGCGTGCTGCCGCCGGTATATGCAAAAAGGTTGAGTACGGTAGGCGTCGGAGATTCTTCTTTACCCAGACACTGGTAGATCCAATTCCAGTTTTCGATTTGTTCAGGAAAGATGCCGATGTGGCCAAAGTCGGTGCGTTTCAACTCAAATTGAAGACTGCCAGAGTGAATCGGCCACGCAGGCGGAACATCGCCGCGCAACTGCCAAACGCCACGCTGCGGGCCGGATGGCGCGGAGTTGGCGCGCTCAAATCGGGCATCGGCTGTATGCCAACCGCCGTCACAATGGCGTTTTCCGGTTGCCGACGGCGATGGGCGATCCATGACGTATGGTCCAAATCGCTCGAGTTTGCGTCCGTCGCCAAAATCGAGCAATTCGTAGTCGAGGCAGGTGGGCATGGCGTACCACGAATGTTTCCATCATCAGGCGACATCCCAAACCAGGAGATATTTGGGATTAAACCGTCGATCGCACTTGGCGCACGACAAGAGATCGCGGCGATTTCGCCCCACTTTCATCGAGCAGCTCGGACACGTGCCGATAAACTTAGGCTTAGGTGCAATCACTTCTTCGCCGTAACAACGCATCGCGTTGCAGCCGATGGCCTGAGCGATCTGTCGCCATTTCTTGCCATGACCTGCGCGTGGCGGCGCCAGGGCATGAGCGATTTCGTGCAGAATGGTATCGCGAACTTGCACGTCGTCGTTGAGTGCCGTCAGGTAGGCCGACAGCGTAATTTTCTTCCGCCGCCACTGGCAACTGCCAAACCGCAGGACGGCTCGGTCGAACTCAAATTTCCACTCCGGAAATAGCCCATGCTTTCGCATCAATAGTTGCGCCATCCGCTGCGCCGCGGCCAGATCCATTTGCAACTCCATTCATCGCTCAGCATTCACCGTGCATCGTTCCAACGACATTCACATTCTCTCTTGCAATCGCTACACACTCAACCCTGCCAACCAACCTGTGCTAAAGGCGGCTTGGAAATTGTAGCCGCCGATCGGGCCGTCGAGATCGAGGATTTCACCCGCCAAGTACAAACCGGGAACGAGCATGCTTTGCATCGTACGCGAATCGACCTCGTCGAGCGAGATTCCGCCGGCCGTAACTTCCGCTTTGGCAAAGCCGCGCGTGCCGGTGAGTGGAATCGGTGTTTGTTTGATGGCGCGCACGATCGCAGCGCGACCGGCTTTACTCAATTCGCCCGCCTTTTGCTCGACTGCCAGGTTCGCGTGTTGCAGCAGCGTCTCGGCGAGTCGCCGCGGCAGAATCTCCGGCAGGATCGCGATCAACTGTTTTTTCCCATTCCATTGAATTTCTTTTCTCAGCTGTTCATCCACCGCGGCCGCATTTGTCGGCGGACACAAATCGCATTCCAGCCGCAATGTTTGCGGCCGTGGATGGCCACTGACGTGGCGGCTGATGTCGAGCGCCACCGGGCCGGACAAACCGAAATGCGTAAACAGCATCGATCCGCGGCGGGTGTCGAGCGGCTTGACGTTGTCAGGCTCGAACAACCGCAGTTGCACGTCAGGAATCGTCATTCCTGATAGCGTCGCTATCCAAGCCGCCGAAGTTGTGATCGGCGTCAACGCAGGGCGAGGCGGCAGGATGGTGTGTCCGAGCTGTTTGGCCCAGCGATAGCCATCTCCGGTTGTGCCGCTACCGGGATACGATTGTCCGCCAACGGTGATAATAATGCGCTGCGCGGTAAGCGAGCGATTTGGAGTCGTAAGGCGAAAGCGATCTGCGATTCTTTCTACACTTGCCACCGGCTCTGTCGTAGCGACTTCACACCCACTGCGTTCGAGCCGCGCCACGAATGCCGCGAGTACATCGACGGCCCGATTGCTAACGGGAAAAATCTTGCCTGCCTCTTCCACTTTTGTCGGTACGCCCTCGGCTTCGACAAGCGCAACAAGATCCTGAGGACCAAGCGCGGCAAGCGCCGAATGCAGAAATCGCCCCGGTGGACCAAACGCGGCGACGATTCCACGGGAATCGGTCGCATGGGTGAGATTGCAGCGAGTGCCCCCTGACATCAGAATCTTCACGCCAAGCTTGCCGTTCTTTTCCAGCAGCAGCGTGCGAATGCCACGCGAAGCAGTGCGCTCGGCCGCCACCAGTCCGGCCGCCCCAGCTCCGACGACCACGACCGGCCAATGCGTCGTCATACGATTCAGAGTCGCCTAAGTTGGAGAATTAGAAGTGGAGAATGGGTGAATGGGCGAGTGGCAAAGAATTGGTTCCAACAAAAACTCTCACTTCTCCGTTACTCCACGCGTCTCCTTCCCGCGTTGAATCCAGCTTGGCCAAGCACGACGAACAAAGATGAGGATACGAATTTTTGTCCTGCGCCGTCAGGCCAAGTTAAACTTTGCCGCCTGGAGGAAGCTCCCCGGTCGTATCGGTTGTTCGCCAAGAATCGAAAACCCGGTAGAAACTGGTTGCGTCGGGCCGATTTCAACTGTGCAAGGTTCGATTCCCGCCCAGTTGATCCCGCTCCAGATTCCCGCCGCGCCCTCAAGGCGCACCCCTCCGCTAGTCGTTCCCGCCTCTCGGCCGTAGCCTTTCCCCAGGGCTGCGGCCGATTTTGTTGCTGACCTGGCCGTGCTGGGCGGCACTGGCAGCCGCATCCTTCCAGCGCCAAAGTGCGGCAAGCAATTCCACCGGCCAACGTGCTGCACGGGCAGATGTTGCTTACCTGCGTTGCCCGACTCGGCGCGGCTCACGGTGCCTACTTGACCTTGCCGACGTCTCGCCAAGAATAGAGTCTTCAGGTTACGTAAGCCATGTAAAGTTTAACGATTACCCTGAGCTGCGTGGAGCAGAAACTTCTGTTTGCTGAACCTAGCCTGGTGGCCGTAGCCGGCAGGAAAGAGCCTGCCGCAAGAAGTTTTGACAACAAAGCCAATTGATAAAACCTATGCCTTCGCTCGCTCAAGTTCCCGACGCCGCCGGCCGTTTCGGTCGCTTCGGCGGCCGATTCGTTCCAGAAACGCTGACGGCGGCGCTCGACGAGTTGGCGGCTGCCTACGACGCGGCACGATCAGATTCGGCGTTTCACGCCGAACTGGGCGAATTGCTCAAGCATTACGTTGGCCGGCCATCGCCGCTTTACTATGCCAAGCGGCTTTCAGACCACGCCGGCGGGGCGCAAATTTATCTCAAACGCGAAGACCTAAATCACACCGGGGCCCACAAGATCAACAATACTTTGGGCCAAGCGCTGTTGACACTGCGAATGGACAAGCAGCGCGTCATTGCCGAGACTGGCGCAGGCCAGCACGGCGTGGCGACCGCCACCGCGTGCGCCCGCTTCGGCCTGCAGTGCGTCGTCTATATGGGCGAGGAAGATATTCGCCGTCAGAAGCCCAATGTTTTTAGCATGAAGCTGCTCGGCGCTGAAGTGCGGCCGGTGACCAGCGGTTCGCGAACGCTGCGCGATGCGATCAACGAAGCGATGCGCGACTGGATGAGTTCGGTCCAAACGACACACTATATTCTCGGCTCGGTGGTCGGTCCACATCCGTTTCCGCTGATCGTGCGCGATTTCCAATCGGTCATCGGCCGAGAAACGATCGGGCAAAGCCAGCAGCAAATTGGCCGGCTGCCAAATCTCGTCGTCGCCTGCGTCGGCGGCGGAAGTAACGCGGCAGGCATGTTTTTTCCTTTCGCCGAGCACACATCCGTCGAACTCGTTGGCGTCGAAGCGGGCGGGCGATCGGCGAAAGCCGGCGATCATGCCGCACCACTATCGCACGGTTCGCCGGGCGTGTTGCATGGCAGTTTTAGCTACGTCATGCAGGACGAGGATGGCCAGACATGCGACGTACATAGCGTCTCGGCCGGCCTCGACTACCCCGGCGTCGGCCCTGAGCACAGCTTTTGGAAAGACGCTGACCGCGTAAAATACACCAGTTGCCTCGATCGCGACGCCTTGGCGGCTTTTCATTTGCTTGC
The DNA window shown above is from Pirellulales bacterium and carries:
- the trpB gene encoding tryptophan synthase subunit beta, translating into MPSLAQVPDAAGRFGRFGGRFVPETLTAALDELAAAYDAARSDSAFHAELGELLKHYVGRPSPLYYAKRLSDHAGGAQIYLKREDLNHTGAHKINNTLGQALLTLRMDKQRVIAETGAGQHGVATATACARFGLQCVVYMGEEDIRRQKPNVFSMKLLGAEVRPVTSGSRTLRDAINEAMRDWMSSVQTTHYILGSVVGPHPFPLIVRDFQSVIGRETIGQSQQQIGRLPNLVVACVGGGSNAAGMFFPFAEHTSVELVGVEAGGRSAKAGDHAAPLSHGSPGVLHGSFSYVMQDEDGQTCDVHSVSAGLDYPGVGPEHSFWKDADRVKYTSCLDRDALAAFHLLARTEGILPALESSHAVATGIELAANRPKSDVVVICLSGRGDKDAAEIARLRGDIIG
- a CDS encoding class I SAM-dependent methyltransferase, which gives rise to MPTCLDYELLDFGDGRKLERFGPYVMDRPSPSATGKRHCDGGWHTADARFERANSAPSGPQRGVWQLRGDVPPAWPIHSGSLQFELKRTDFGHIGIFPEQIENWNWIYQCLGKEESPTPTVLNLFAYTGGSTLAAALAGAVVTHVDAAANIVAWARRNATQSGLSSAPIRWVAEDALKFARRELHRGRHYDAVILDPPSYGHGPGGEVWKIDEHLPELLNACCQLTGPRPRWLLLTCHAPPYDPLRLVQCLRSTGFSASKQEIDAGDLWLTTASGRRLHSGCFVRLSAG
- a CDS encoding RNA-binding protein, which codes for MGRRIYVGNLPWTTTSQELTDLFGEFGGVVSAEVLSDRETGRSRGFGFVEMESDAATEAAIAGMNGKDMGGRALTVNEARERTPRPAGSGSGRGGYGGGGYGGGYGRR
- a CDS encoding SprT-like domain-containing protein, giving the protein MELQMDLAAAQRMAQLLMRKHGLFPEWKFEFDRAVLRFGSCQWRRKKITLSAYLTALNDDVQVRDTILHEIAHALAPPRAGHGKKWRQIAQAIGCNAMRCYGEEVIAPKPKFIGTCPSCSMKVGRNRRDLLSCAKCDRRFNPKYLLVWDVA
- a CDS encoding NAD(P)/FAD-dependent oxidoreductase, with the translated sequence MTTHWPVVVVGAGAAGLVAAERTASRGIRTLLLEKNGKLGVKILMSGGTRCNLTHATDSRGIVAAFGPPGRFLHSALAALGPQDLVALVEAEGVPTKVEEAGKIFPVSNRAVDVLAAFVARLERSGCEVATTEPVASVERIADRFRLTTPNRSLTAQRIIITVGGQSYPGSGTTGDGYRWAKQLGHTILPPRPALTPITTSAAWIATLSGMTIPDVQLRLFEPDNVKPLDTRRGSMLFTHFGLSGPVALDISRHVSGHPRPQTLRLECDLCPPTNAAAVDEQLRKEIQWNGKKQLIAILPEILPRRLAETLLQHANLAVEQKAGELSKAGRAAIVRAIKQTPIPLTGTRGFAKAEVTAGGISLDEVDSRTMQSMLVPGLYLAGEILDLDGPIGGYNFQAAFSTGWLAGLSV
- a CDS encoding DUF1573 domain-containing protein codes for the protein MKTWVRLSRIAGKLVQYVHWSFYRFFPPELMRHWVLIVLALLLGIALGFGGTIIELGASPSGTIAQDLAIGDTAVAVDSSAPHVIVENTEFDFGNMERGISQSHTFSVKNGGRGLLTLEKGPVSCGLCIIGVHFDNTPVPSDQTGEVAITWKANSMGPFRHHADVHTNDPSRPTVQFTIVGKVMNSFRVSPEELVFSGVSATNSATAELRIYSYRSKQVAVTGHKFTVDESADKFEVRAEPLSTKQLHEDPEAKGGVAVFVSTKPGLPVGRLTQKLELTLDLPNNPVVDVPITGMVVSDVQMIGGNEWDSENGLLSLGTVSGRKGAKVEMKLQAHGPHAKDLHPVLKSAKPDLLKVTFGERRELAGGHFVQVPMTIEIPIGTRPAVHLGNKQGEMGEILIETGHPEANILRIPVRFTVGD
- a CDS encoding IS256 family transposase is translated as MRRINPAAAASLEEGLEETLTVVRLGVPELLRKTLSTTNPIESAFSVAESVTRRVKRWRDSDMRERWCVAGLLDAESRFNRIQ